In Bifidobacterium scardovii JCM 12489 = DSM 13734, the genomic stretch AGTGACGGCGATGTGCCCGATCACGTGGTTGATGCCGTAGATCGGCTTGTTCGCCGCCCAGGCCAGCGCCTTGGCGCCGGAGACTCCCACGGCCAGGCAGCCGGTGAGCCCGGGGCCGGCGGACACGGCGATGGCGTCCACGTCCGCCAACGTCATGTCGGCGTCGGCGAGCGCCTTGGACACGCACGGCACGAAGGCTTCGGCGTGCGCGCGGGAGGCGATTTCGGGGATCACGCCGCCGTATCGCGCGTGTTCCTCCATGGAGGAGGCCACGACGTTGGAAAGCAGTTCGCGGCCGCGTACGATGGCCGCCGCGGTTTCGTCGCAAGTGGATTCAATGCCCAGTACAACCGGTTCGCTCATCGCGTCGCTCCATTCGTGGTCGTGTTCTCGTTCGATTCCTTCGCATCGTGCGGCGCATCCGCCGCGCCCGCACCGCCGGCATCCGATGCCGTCTGCGCCAACGCCGTATGGGACGGCGCGAAGCCCACGATCCGGGGGTTCAGATCCAGACTCATGGTGTAGGCGTCGATGCCTTCGGGCTGGTAGTACCGTTTGCGCAGACCCATGCGTTCGAAGCCGAAGCGTTGGTACAGGGCCATCGCAGGGTCGTTGTCCACGCGCACTTCGAGCAGCATGCGCGCGGCTCCCTGGCGCTTCGCCTCGTCCACCAGCGCCGCGAGCAATGCGGCGGCGATGCCCCGCCGCTGGTATGCCTTGCCCACGCCGATGGTCATGAGTTCGGCGTCCTCACCGTCGTACCAGAAGCCGGCGTAACCGCGAATTACCGGTTCATCGGAAGCAGCCGGAGCGCCGGAGAGCTCTCCGGCTACGTCGCCCGCATCCCCGGCATTCGCGGCCGGCGGTTCAATATCCAGCAGATACGTGCGGGCGGGCGCGTCCAACTCGTCGCGCACCATGCGCTCATTCCACGCACCGCGGCCGAACAGTTCGGCCTCCAGGCGCGTGATGGATCGGACCGCCAGGCCGCGGTCCACGGCATCAATATCGACGATCATCGGGAGAACCAGCCTCACGCCTTGTCGGCGCCGGTATGGCCGAGCACGTGCTTCAGCGGATTCGGCACTTCGGCGTCCGGGCGGCGCAGGTACAACGGCTCGACCGGCACCGTCCGGTCGCCGCGCAGTTCGCGGCTCAATGCGGTGGCCGCGAAGGCGGCGAGGCCCGCCTTCCCGGCATCCAGCACGGAGCCGTCCACCACGGAGCCCAGAGCACGCAGTCCCTGCCAGACGGACGCATATTTGGCCGCGCCATGGCCGGCCACGTCCACGATGTAGTCGACGCCGTCGCGCTCGCCATGTTCCGCGAGCGCCGCGTTCACCCGTTCGACGATATGCTCCGGATAGTCGATGTCCATGCCGATCCAGCGGCGTTCCGCGGCGTCCTCGTCCGGCAGGCTGATGCTGCCGTGGTTGAGCGAAAAGTACAGCTGCTTGCGGCGCGCATCGTTGACGCACAGCGTGACATGGCGGCCGACCTCGCGTTCTTCGGTTTCGTCGGGCACCGCAGTGCTCTTGGTCATCGTGGTCGTACGGGTCTTGGCATCGGCACCGGCTGGCCGGGTCGCCGGACGCGGCACATGCTCCAGAAAACCAATGCCGTCGAACAGCCGATGGCCTTCCATGACATTGCTCATCATCTCGCCCTGCGGGTCGAGTACGTTTTGCCCGATGAGCTTGGCGCCGGTGGCGAAAGCCAGCGCCTTGGCGGCCACGATGCCGGCGCGCAGGCCGGTGAACGGCGCCGGCCCGATGCCGACGACGATCTCGTCGAGGTCGGCTGGGGCCAGCCCCGCCTCCTCGACCGCGCGCGCGATATTGACCTGCAGCTTCTCCACATGGGTGCGAGAATCGGTTTCCACGATGGGCTCGCGCCCCACGATGCCGACCGTCGAGCCGAATGAGGTGTCGATCACCAGCGTGCAACCCATGAATCCTCCCTTACCGTATGCCGTCCGCAAAGCCTGTAGCGAGTCTACAACACTCCATGCCTTCACTTCGTAGGCTTTTTTTGCATGTCTTAGGCACCTGCCGCGCGATGCCCGTGCCGGCGCGGGCGGCAATGAAGGGATTCGTGGAACCGGTATTCACCGGCACAGGCCTGCGACATGCAGAATGCGCCTACGCACAATGCGCGGGAATGCGCGCCCGGCCGTTCGCGCACGCTACCGCAGATCCGTCTGCGGGTCGAACCGTTTCCAACGATCGCCGACCGGCACGAGCGTGACGGTTCTGGCGCCGTCGCTGGTCAGTTCGGTATCCGCGCCACCGGGGACGACTTTCGGGTCGGTTGCTCCGGCCGCGTCACGGGACCGGTCGATGTGGATTTCAAGGCGTTCCGGCGCGAGCGCCGCGATCATCTGTTCGCCCCACTCCATCAGAACCACCGTGTTCTCGCCGGGATCCTCAAGTTCCTCGTCCAAGCCGAGCGATTCGAGCTCGTCGAGCAGGCGCCCGATCGCATCCTGCCCGGGCGCGTAGGCGTTGCCGCCGAGACGGTAGGCGTCGACGTGCACGAGATGGGCCGGCGAACCGTCGGAGAACCTCCCGTCCAGTTCGCGGGCGATGGTGAAGGTCGGCGAGACGATCGGTTCCCCGATGCCCAGCCCACGGCCGAATCCCTGCGCGAAGGTGGTCTTCCCGGCGCCGAGCGGCCCGGACAGCAGCAGCACGTCGCCGCCCTGCACGGCGTGCGCGATACGCTCGCCGAGCGCGCGCATGTCCTCGTCGGTCGGCACGGTGATGGTGCGTTCGTTCATGTCTTGCTCCTTGGTATGGCGCATGCGGCGCCGGCTACTTGCCCTTGTGGCTGATCGCCTCGATGCAGCGCTCGAGCGCGTACACCGGGTCTCCCCCGTTGGTTTTGCTCTGTTCGTCGGCCCAGGCGAGCATCCGGATGCAGTTGCCCAATCCGGCGGAGGTCCATCCGGACAGTTGCCGCATCGAGTTCTTCAGCACCCACGGGTTCATCTTCGCCTCGGCCTGCGAGATCGTGCCAGAGCGCACCGCTGAGGCCTTGGCGAGGCCGCGCAGCTTCATCGCCAGGGCGCCGATCAGGGCGATCGGGTCGGTGCCCTGCTCCACGGCGGCGCGCATCTGCACGATCGCCTCGGCGGTACGCCCCGCCACCGCCGTATCGGCGACCGCGAAGCCGGTGACCTGCGGGTTGGCGGTCAGGTACTGGTTGATGCGCTCGATCCCGATCGGATCGTCGTCGAAGTCGAAGCACAGCTGGTCGCACATGGCCGCCAGCTCGCCGGTTTTGTCGCCGAGCACGGCGACGAGCTGCTGGGCCGCGGCCGGGTCGACGCGGCGCTTGTGCCGTTCGAAACGCTGCATGACGAAATTGAGCTTCGCGTCGGCCTTTTTGAGATCGGGGACGGTCTCCTTGCGGGCGCCGGCCCTGTCGAGCTGGTCGACGAGCCGCTTGCCCTTGACGCCGCCCTCGTGCCGGCAGATCACGATGCTGGAGCCGGACGGGTCGGACCGGGCCTGCTTGCAGTAGGCGACCATGGCCTCGCCGAGCTTGTCGTCGGCGCTTTGCAGATTGGACACCATGACGATGGCGGTGTCGCTGAGCAGCGACGGGCTGACCGCCTCGTCGAAATCGTACTGGTCGGCCGAGGCGGCGTCGAGCTCGATGACCTCCGCATCGGGGCGGACCGTCTGCGCCTGATGCTTCAGGTCTCGAGCCGTCTGGTCGTTGAGATACGGGTCGCCGCCGAACACGATGCGTACCGGCGCGCCCGCCCCTGTCTTGTTCGCCATGCTCCCCAATCTCGCCGCATCGCTGGACAAGCCTTGACGGATTGGCCGCGAAATGCACACATCCGGCGACACGCCCTATAAAAATCTCGAACTCACATTCGGCGAGTATCAGCAAAAGTGGCATATCTGCGCTCAATATGCGCATAATGCGCTGGAATCCTACTTGGCGCGCGGCACTTTTGGGAAATCCTTGGCTCTGTTGAAGCAGAGCCGACATGTTTCCACCGGCGGGAGCGAAATATGTCAGCCTAGTCCAAACAGGGCCAAGTCCTTCACATCAAAGAAACTGCATCCGTCCGTAAGGATAATTTCCCATCATGATCAACAATGAAATGGTTACGAGCCAAGTATCGGTATGCCGCTTCAAAAGCCCGGTGTATCTTCTCGCCGAATTGTCGAAAACCGTAAACGAGCAAGGTCTCATCGAAAAGCCAATTCTTATCCTTTTCTGGATGAGCATGAATGATCCGCCGCATGACAAAGGCAAGTTCTCTCACACTGATAAAACCAATTTCCCTATGACGAATGATCCGGAAGGGAAAATCCTTTTCATTTACCGGATAATAAAAACCATCGTCTTTCTTAACGATCTGTTCGGAGCATCCTGCCAGGCAGTCATGCAGCAAATCATCAAAACTGCTCTCAGGCACACCCATATCCCCTAGAATCGGACCAATCTGTCGATTAAGCATGGAGTAACATACTGGGTATTCTGAATACACCAACTTAATGATGGCTTCCATCAGCCATTCTTCGATATCGGCATAATCCACCCGCAATGGCAGACTACGCTCAGGAACCGGCTCTGCATAGCGCAAATGATAACGCTCGCCATATGCGGTGAGCACTCTCTTACCCGTCTCACCGCCATCGTTCTCGGAATCACCCTTGCTTGTCGCTTCATCTGGAGTATTCGGCTCAATTTCCTCGCTGGCGGCTGAAGCCTGAACCGCTGAGAGTGTTTCTGCGGTATCTGCTACGACGCTCGGCGGCTGCAACGGCATATCCGACTGCAAAAGCTTGTCTAACTGCTCCACTAATTCTTGCCATATAGTAGATGATTCCGCACCCATATCCAGTGAATGCGAGGAGGGAACGATTCGTTCGTCTTTAGCAATTACAAAACCCGATTGAATTAATAGGCGGAACGCCTGATCGACCAATGCGCATTTGCTTAATTCATTTGATTCCCACCCATAAATACGATCCAATTGATACTCAATAGCGCTTCTTCTTTTCCCCTTGGGAAGCAACGCTAATCGCCGTATGACAAAAGCCACTTCCGACGTGCTAATATCTGCAACACTTCGTCCCTGCATGATGCGAAAAACAGTATCCACCGGTTCCGGATAGTAAAAGCCATCGGTGCTTCGCCGAATGCAATGTCTTCTTATCAGAAACTCCAATGAGCCGCTAATACTATGACTCGCGTACGTTGAAGAGAAACCGTTCTTTTCGATCACAGGGACAGCCTGTTTACGAAGAAGCTCGTCCGAAAGAGGATATTCATTCGTCACCAACATAAGCAACGTCGCTTGGATCCATTTACTATCATTTTCATATGGACCTTGAGGAATAATATCTTCCCCCGTCAGAAGGGTTCCATATTCGATGGACAAGTAATCCATGCCATCGTCGGAAGCATCGGACTCATCTGACTCAGAAATTCCATTACGCATGACTTGTCCGACATTCATAGATGTCTCTGTATCGTTACGTAAGAAGTCAGTCTGAGTTGATTCGTCCTCGTGCCCACTATGCAAACCATGCATCCCGGTCAGGCTCTTTTCGTTTGACAAAGCAATCGAAACAGAACCTGCTTGCCTCGTCACAGTTTTTCCGGCGTCATGATCCTCATGCCGGCCCGGGCGCTGCAGAATATCATTCTGAGCAGTCTCATGTGGGGCAGTTCCGGCAGATTGAGTTGCCAAACCGGTCTTATCGCGCAGACTCGACAGCATATCCAGAGATTCATACACCGGTTTCATGGCTTTTTCAGCATCAAGGTAATACGCTGGTGCACTCAGCCGTATAAAGTTCCAACCAAGTCGCTCTAGTACGCGCTGTTTGCTGATGTCCTTGGCAAATTCCTCCGCAGTCCGGCTTTCGTCTCCATCACACTCGATAGCAAGACTTAGTCCCTTTGCCACAGTCACCACACAATCGATGACATATCGACCAACATGATAATGCATGTGCAACATCGACCCGAATCCATGTTCCGTAAGATTTCTCAGCATATCCTTTTCGAAATCCGTACGTGTGACGTGGTCAAGATCCGTTTCCGCTTCTTGCGCGGAGTAATCTCGGACGTATTCAATAAGTCCCCTGCGCAGGTCGCTGCTGTTCAGATCAGCGGGATTCATGGAATAGAATGCCCATAATTGATCCTGGGCTCGGGACGCAGCAACATTCATCCATTGCGCGTCCCTGGTACCGGTCGCCGAATATGCACGCCCGCCCGCGGATTCAGCAACGAACGAAAGAAAGATCACGTTGCGTTCGTCACCTTGGAATGCAGGAGGATTGCCCACACGCAAACGACGTTTTGCATATTCCTCAGCACCAATCGCTTCAATGATTTTGTCACTGACTATTTTTTGATGCGGTTCACTACTCATCAGCGTCACGACACCGAACGTCATGCCATCGTATCTGGGGTCATTACAACAGGATTTGATCTGATCGGCTATAGCTTGAGCCTCAGTGTAATTGACGATGTCCTTGCCAGTCCGAGATACTTCCGCATTCCTCACATATCGAGCTTGCAATGGAGAGCCGATTTCCGGATGACTACGTTCCCGTAACGGAAATATTTGTCTGTCATAAAACCGATTGGAATAGTCAATGATCTCCGGCACGCATCGGAAATGCTCACGCAGCATAATCTGTGATTGGAATACGCGATTCGACATGGAATACAACGACTCATCGAACGTGAACAAGGATTTTCCATGAATATCCGGTATATACCTATTCTGCAACGCTATGATCTTGTCCACGCTTTTGAAAGCGTTGGATGGTGATGTCTGCTTGTCATCACCAACGATCACCGCCTTACGGGCCAGCGCAAGCACACCAACCGACAGCAGATCGCATTGCGATGATTCATCGACAATGATCACATCGAACAACTGCGAGATGGATGGGTCAAAATTATCCATCACCTTATGCAGCGGCATAATCCACACCGGCATGGCGTTCATAGCTCTAGGGAGCTCGTGGCGCGCCGTTGTCAAGTAATTCTCCGCGTTCTTGCCGGTACCTTTGCCATAGCGTTTCATCGCATCCAGCCAGATGTTCAGCGCCGTACGATCGTCAGGGTCCTGCGTCTCTTTGAGATGCAGCCTGGCTGACAGTCCGACCGCTTGCAATGTTGCGTCGTGCCGCTGCCTTGCAATCACCCGCGATTCCTCAAGGAGTGTCGTGACATCGGATACCGTCGCAATCTTACTCAGCCACGTCCTGGCCTGCGCGATATTCCAAGCAAGTTCGCGTGTTTGCGCATCACCGCAGAAACGGTTATCGCCCTGAGACCGACGAACGGTTTCGGCCCACTGCGGCACGATAGTGGCAAGGCGATCATGCAATTCATTCATGCGGCCGGCCTTTTCCCTGACCTCCATAAGCCGCTTTGATTCATGAACTGCGCTTTGCCAAGCCCCATAATCACGGCTCTTCAAAGAGTCAGACAGTCGTCCCCACAGATCTGAGTCCGTTGCCCCCGTATGCCGCTCCAACGCCGTTCTCATCTCATCAAGCTGCTTCTGCAACTTGCGCTCCTCGTACCGGGCGGATGCCCCTTCCATCACCGCGACGGCACGACCGAACTCATCGACGTTGACAGCTGAATCCATAAACGGGAAATACCGGCGCAAGCAGCGAACCGCAACCGGATATCGCTCTTCCCACCATGTATTTACCGCAGATACACGCTGGATCATGTCGGCAACCGCCGACAATGAAGCGTGCTCTACATCAATATGGGGAATTGGCAAGCTATCGAATGTTTGCCGTATCAATGTAGGCAGAGACGACAGCAATCGCTGCTGCTCTATATACGCATCAACCAGCTGCAATTCCTCAACATCTTGCGGAGTATATCCATCCACTGTCACAGATTCGCCAAATGATCGCAACCCTTTATCGAATACACGAGGCAGGCCCTTGCCTTGTTGTACTCGCTGCATCCATCGGTCGAGCAATTCGCCCTGCTCCTTTGGATTACCGCTTGGTACCGAAATCACATGTCCTAATAATTTACCGGAAAAGTCGATACACTGATCGAGCCGTCGTTGCAACACGTCAATACCTTGATAAAGCCATTTACGCTGTTGCGCATTAGCATGCAGCTGCCGTCCAAGTTCCCGTTCCCATTCCCCGTCGATGGAGGACAGCTCATCGAGCAAAGCACGCATCTCGTTCAACGATGAATGCACTTGCTCAGCAGACATCTCATCCACGATATGCATATCCAATCCGCTACGTTCCAGATCACTTACACTTTCGTGGACCTTATCAAGCCGTTCATATAATGAGGAAAGCTCCGCGGAGGACGGTAATGCGTCAGCATCAGGTAGAACAAGAGAACTCGCAGCTATGTCTTTCAGAGACAACTCACGCGCGAGCGAAACATACTCAGTGAGCTCCTCATCGGTCAAGGGGCATGCAGCCGCTGTCGGTACGGAATCGGGGATGATATCGAACGCCGCATTATCGGTCACCCATTGAGCCGTCCGCGCAGCACTTTTGAGACCATCCAACGTCTCAAATTCATCCATCTGATGTTCAAGTCTGGACACCAGTTCACGATTGATGGAGTTTATTCTCTCATCGGCTTGGTCTATGACTTCGCATAACTTCGTCACGTTTGCCTTTGCTCTAGAGACGTCCACGTCAGTCAGTGAGTCCTGCATTCGTTGAATGGAAAGGCGTAACGTCTCAGTATCAGCCACGGATTCACCTATTGAAGCGACCGCGAAATCTCTGATTTCTTCTGGTATTTTGTTCTGTAGTACAGCGAGTGCCTGCGCCTTCTCCGCCGTGACAAGCACACGTTTGCCGTGCGCCAGCAAATGAGAGATTAAATTGACGATCGTATGTGATTTGCCCGTGCCCGGAGGCCCCTGTACGGTGACGCCCGAATTGTGTGAAAGCTGTTCGATAATGCGCTTCTGATCCTCATTGGCCGGCAACGGCATGAGCAGACGATCAGATATCCCATCATCGATCGGACCGCCTGTCGCGCTTTTTACCACGCTGACGTTGCTGAACATCGCGTCGAACGCCTCGGGAAGATAATCAAATTCCTGAAGTTTCTTCGCCAATCCACGGTAGAAAGCGCTCGTATTGTCAGTACGTTTACGCAGCAATAGGCACCAGCCCTGCTGCAATACCGGGTCCTCCCCCGGCTTAAGGTCCAAAGTGTTGTTGATACGCGATGATGCGCCTAATTGCTTGGCGATATGCTGAAACATCTCATCCGCATCATGTAAGTTCCACACATTGACCGGATCCTCATTGAACGCATCCTGATATCGAGCAAGAAGATCGTAACCGGGCAGATCCGTTCCCTCGAAAGGAGCAACGGACAAGCGAGAGGGCGCAAACGCTTCAATGAGAATCGTTCCCGTATCCTCTTTGAAGATCATGTGCGCGCTGGTCAGGATCAGGGGGTAATCGGCTGCGCGGCGACCAGACCAAGTAAGTATGCAATGTCCAAAAAGTAGTTCAAAGTAATCAGAGTCCTTATCAAGACGAAGGTAAAGATCGAACAGCTTCTGGTACAGGTCAAAAGCTTGCTCGTATGGACGCGTTTTGGATACCCAGACATTCCATGTCGTCTCCAACCATGCGTTAAACATCTCTTCAATATGCTTGGCTTCTGCGCGTGCGCGCAATGCATCGGGAGTGACATGTTCCGATCCAATCAGGCTCGCTTTTTTCAACGCATCGTACTGCGCATTGAGTTTTGGTCGCTGCGTAGTTTTTCGGACCGCAGCCCGATTGAGGTAGGTCTCAAGCTCAGTAGGTATATGAACCGGCCTGGGCTTATCCGGCTGCTTGACGGTCAACCAAGCCCGTCCCGATGAAGCAGGGCCTACCGCAATCAGGTTTGGCAATACCGGAATCTGCGACGATAGGATGCAGAATGGGCTATCTTCGACCCGCTGCGGCGTGCGCGCAGCGAAAGTTTGCGATACTGCGGCCAAGTAGTCGAGGAAGCGCGCACCCTGATCCTTGAGGATCGCACGTGCCTGCTGCTGATCAAATTCCTGCATGGTAGTTCACCTTGTTGCCATTATTGTTCTTCGAAAAAGAGGCCATCAAACTTTAGGCGTACAGCATTGTCTCTGATAATGCGGATAGTGTTCTCATCCAAACCGCCGACGTCATCGGCCCAAATCCCCTCACATGAATGGAGATACTTACACCGTAGAGCGTCAGCCGATCAAGGGTATCTTCATTAATACGTTCAAGATCACGGCTAAGAGAATCAACTTTCCCGACGTGGTGTATTCGTCATGATATTCCTTCGTTCGCGACAATGGTTCTGCCTTGTATTATCCAGCAAATCGCCTATTCGGTAAAGCACCCACGCCGAGGCATGTCTCATCCCTGATTATTTCTCAATTCATCACCCCCGACGAATTCTTCGTCAGCAAACGCCGTAAAGGCAAACGGCGCATATCCTCAATCCCGGCGCCCAGCCGGAACCTCCGCAGTGGCCGGCGAAAACCGGTACCATGCAGTGAGCCGAAAGCCGGCGAACCAGCAACGGACCATCAGCCCGTCTCCTTCCCGAACAGTTCCTTGGTCTGGGAGCACCACAGGGCGATGCGGTCACGCATCCGGGGGCGGAAGGCCCGCCCGGGCAGACCGCGATCCGGTCCGCGCCGGGCGCGGATGACCTGTGCCGTAAGAATCGGCACAAGGGCAAGCGCGGCTTCGGCGGCGAGCATGAGCAGCGCGCCGGGCACGCCGCCGGCCCAGGGCACGGTGGCGGCCCGCCCCGAGGACAGCCACGCCGCGATGCGCTCCATCACCTGCGTGCCGCATCCGGCGATCCACGCGCACGCGAAGCCGAGGTCCGGGCTGAGCCACGAGACGGCGAGCGCCGCCAGCCCGGCCATCGTCGCGCATCCGACGAACGGGCCGACCAGCAGGTTGGCCGGTATGGAGGCGAGCGGCAGTTCGGGTTCCATAAGCACCTGGATGGGCAGGGTGAGCGCCTGCGCGCCGACCGTCATCGCCAGCGGTTCGGCGACCATGCGGGGCAGCCGTTCGCCCAGCCACGCGCCCAGCGGTCGGGTGAACAGGATGATGCCGAGCACGGCCGCGCTGGACAGCGCGAATCCGAAGCTGCACGCCATCGGCGGGTCGAGGGCGAGCACGCCGGCCACGGTCCAGCCCAATGCGCTCATCGACTGGCCACGCCGCCCGATCGCGTGCGCCGCCGCGCCGAACATACCCATGACCAGCGCGCGCAGGACGGAGTCGGACGGGTACATGCCGGCCGCCAGCATCAGGTATGCGGCGGCCATCGCCGCGGCGACCGCCTGCCGTGGCAGGAGCATCCGCGCGCAGCCCCGCCGGATCAGGCCGGCGATGAGCGCGAAATGGCCTCCCGAAACGGCCATCAGGTGCATGATGCCGGATCGGCGGAACCGTTCCTTCACCGTCGCCGCATAATTGGCGTCGACGGGATGCGCGGCGGCTTCGCCCGGCTCGCCGGAGCCGGACGCATCAGAGTCGGGCGCGCCGGAGCGGGGATCGTCGGCGAGGACACTGCCGCCGGTGTTGACGTAATCCTGGCCGAGCACGCCCATGGTCAGCCCCGGCACCAGCACGCGCCCCTGATCGTCCAGACGCTCGGTGACGGCGAAGAACGCCCGCTGCATGGCCGCGATCGCCCGGCGGTGCGGCGGCGGGCGGTTGAGCGCGCGCAGGCCGTCCGGCCCGTCGACGACCAGCCAGAGCGGCATACGGCCGAATCGCGCCTGTTGCAGCGTGCCGCGCGCCCGCACCGTCGCGCCTTGGACCATCGGCGCGCAATCCGCACCGGAGGCGAACAGGCGGACCGCCGCGGATGACGGCCGGGCCGTCAATCCGTCCGCAACGGCAGTGAGGGTCGCATCCGCCTGGCAGCGGGCTCCCCGCATGGCCGATGCCGTGGCTGGCGTGCCGATCATGGCCGTCACGGTGACCGTCGCTGTGCCGGCGCGGCCCAACGCGCTCGCCGTGTCGTGCCATTGGACGAGGCAGCCCGCCAGCGCGGAGGCCGAGGCCACCAGGGCGCCGACCAGCATCATGGAAGCCGTGACATGCGGCTTCGCCAATACGGCGAACGACAGCAACGCCAGCAGCAGCGCCAGCAGCGGCACGATGGCCGTGACGGGGCCCAGCCAGCCGCCCTTGGCCGACATGAACGGCGGGAATCCCCGTTGCGTGGCCAGGCTCGCCGCCCACATCGCGGCCGCGACCGGCAGCATGCGCCAATCCCGGCCGCCTTGTTCCCGTCCGGGATCGAGAAACCGCCGACGCCCGCTCATCGGACCGTCACCTGCGCCCGGAGCTTGTCCAGCGTCTTCGGACCGATGCCGGTCACGTCCAGCAGCTGATCGACGCTGGCGAACCGTCCGATGCGCGCGCGGTACGCGAGGATGCTTTCGGCGGTGACCGGGCCTATGCCGTTGATGGTTTGCAGCTCCTGGCTCGTTGCCGTATTGAGGTCGATCAGCCCATCGTCGGCCGGAGGCGGATCGGGCTCGGCGGCGGCTGCGTTTCCGGCTTCGCCCCGCGGCGGACCGTCAGCCTCATGCGTGCCGGATTCCGCTCCGGCATCGGCGGCGTCCTCATTGCCGGCGACTCCGCTTCGGTCCCCTCTCGAGGCCACACGCTCCTGCGGACCCGCGCGGTCACCTCCGCCGGATTCCGCCGGACGACCTCCGCCCGTCCCGCCAAGAGGCCCGTCGAGCCGAACCGTGTCGTATGTGCCGGCCAGCGCCGCCTCGTACCGGATCGACTGCCGGATCAGCATGGTCAGGCTGGCGCACAGCGCGGCCACCAGCAGCAGGATGACGGCCAGCGCATTGACCGGCCTGAACGCCAGACGAGGCCGGGTGCGGGTGAGGCGATGCCGTTCGCCGGACTCGTCGGATCGCCGCACGCCGGCCAGTTGCGCCAGGGACCGTACCGGAACGTCCATGGTTCCGGCGCCCGCGCCGGCAAGGTCCTCATCGGCGACGCCAGCGCCCATGGCGGCCGGCGGTGGCGGCGGGCGCAGCGGCCCGCCGCCACCCGTCCGTCCCGTATCCAACGACCGCAATCGGTATCCGCCGCCATGCGTCGCCTCGTCGCGCGTGATAGTCATGCCCTCCACCATGGACGGGCACGGACACGATGTCCAGCCGGAACG encodes the following:
- a CDS encoding AAA domain-containing protein, giving the protein MQEFDQQQARAILKDQGARFLDYLAAVSQTFAARTPQRVEDSPFCILSSQIPVLPNLIAVGPASSGRAWLTVKQPDKPRPVHIPTELETYLNRAAVRKTTQRPKLNAQYDALKKASLIGSEHVTPDALRARAEAKHIEEMFNAWLETTWNVWVSKTRPYEQAFDLYQKLFDLYLRLDKDSDYFELLFGHCILTWSGRRAADYPLILTSAHMIFKEDTGTILIEAFAPSRLSVAPFEGTDLPGYDLLARYQDAFNEDPVNVWNLHDADEMFQHIAKQLGASSRINNTLDLKPGEDPVLQQGWCLLLRKRTDNTSAFYRGLAKKLQEFDYLPEAFDAMFSNVSVVKSATGGPIDDGISDRLLMPLPANEDQKRIIEQLSHNSGVTVQGPPGTGKSHTIVNLISHLLAHGKRVLVTAEKAQALAVLQNKIPEEIRDFAVASIGESVADTETLRLSIQRMQDSLTDVDVSRAKANVTKLCEVIDQADERINSINRELVSRLEHQMDEFETLDGLKSAARTAQWVTDNAAFDIIPDSVPTAAACPLTDEELTEYVSLARELSLKDIAASSLVLPDADALPSSAELSSLYERLDKVHESVSDLERSGLDMHIVDEMSAEQVHSSLNEMRALLDELSSIDGEWERELGRQLHANAQQRKWLYQGIDVLQRRLDQCIDFSGKLLGHVISVPSGNPKEQGELLDRWMQRVQQGKGLPRVFDKGLRSFGESVTVDGYTPQDVEELQLVDAYIEQQRLLSSLPTLIRQTFDSLPIPHIDVEHASLSAVADMIQRVSAVNTWWEERYPVAVRCLRRYFPFMDSAVNVDEFGRAVAVMEGASARYEERKLQKQLDEMRTALERHTGATDSDLWGRLSDSLKSRDYGAWQSAVHESKRLMEVREKAGRMNELHDRLATIVPQWAETVRRSQGDNRFCGDAQTRELAWNIAQARTWLSKIATVSDVTTLLEESRVIARQRHDATLQAVGLSARLHLKETQDPDDRTALNIWLDAMKRYGKGTGKNAENYLTTARHELPRAMNAMPVWIMPLHKVMDNFDPSISQLFDVIIVDESSQCDLLSVGVLALARKAVIVGDDKQTSPSNAFKSVDKIIALQNRYIPDIHGKSLFTFDESLYSMSNRVFQSQIMLREHFRCVPEIIDYSNRFYDRQIFPLRERSHPEIGSPLQARYVRNAEVSRTGKDIVNYTEAQAIADQIKSCCNDPRYDGMTFGVVTLMSSEPHQKIVSDKIIEAIGAEEYAKRRLRVGNPPAFQGDERNVIFLSFVAESAGGRAYSATGTRDAQWMNVAASRAQDQLWAFYSMNPADLNSSDLRRGLIEYVRDYSAQEAETDLDHVTRTDFEKDMLRNLTEHGFGSMLHMHYHVGRYVIDCVVTVAKGLSLAIECDGDESRTAEEFAKDISKQRVLERLGWNFIRLSAPAYYLDAEKAMKPVYESLDMLSSLRDKTGLATQSAGTAPHETAQNDILQRPGRHEDHDAGKTVTRQAGSVSIALSNEKSLTGMHGLHSGHEDESTQTDFLRNDTETSMNVGQVMRNGISESDESDASDDGMDYLSIEYGTLLTGEDIIPQGPYENDSKWIQATLLMLVTNEYPLSDELLRKQAVPVIEKNGFSSTYASHSISGSLEFLIRRHCIRRSTDGFYYPEPVDTVFRIMQGRSVADISTSEVAFVIRRLALLPKGKRRSAIEYQLDRIYGWESNELSKCALVDQAFRLLIQSGFVIAKDERIVPSSHSLDMGAESSTIWQELVEQLDKLLQSDMPLQPPSVVADTAETLSAVQASAASEEIEPNTPDEATSKGDSENDGGETGKRVLTAYGERYHLRYAEPVPERSLPLRVDYADIEEWLMEAIIKLVYSEYPVCYSMLNRQIGPILGDMGVPESSFDDLLHDCLAGCSEQIVKKDDGFYYPVNEKDFPFRIIRHREIGFISVRELAFVMRRIIHAHPEKDKNWLFDETLLVYGFRQFGEKIHRAFEAAYRYLARNHFIVDHDGKLSLRTDAVSLM
- a CDS encoding ComEC/Rec2 family competence protein; its protein translation is MLPVAAAMWAASLATQRGFPPFMSAKGGWLGPVTAIVPLLALLLALLSFAVLAKPHVTASMMLVGALVASASALAGCLVQWHDTASALGRAGTATVTVTAMIGTPATASAMRGARCQADATLTAVADGLTARPSSAAVRLFASGADCAPMVQGATVRARGTLQQARFGRMPLWLVVDGPDGLRALNRPPPHRRAIAAMQRAFFAVTERLDDQGRVLVPGLTMGVLGQDYVNTGGSVLADDPRSGAPDSDASGSGEPGEAAAHPVDANYAATVKERFRRSGIMHLMAVSGGHFALIAGLIRRGCARMLLPRQAVAAAMAAAYLMLAAGMYPSDSVLRALVMGMFGAAAHAIGRRGQSMSALGWTVAGVLALDPPMACSFGFALSSAAVLGIILFTRPLGAWLGERLPRMVAEPLAMTVGAQALTLPIQVLMEPELPLASIPANLLVGPFVGCATMAGLAALAVSWLSPDLGFACAWIAGCGTQVMERIAAWLSSGRAATVPWAGGVPGALLMLAAEAALALVPILTAQVIRARRGPDRGLPGRAFRPRMRDRIALWCSQTKELFGKETG